In Mytilus edulis chromosome 6, xbMytEdul2.2, whole genome shotgun sequence, the following proteins share a genomic window:
- the LOC139526595 gene encoding protein TANC2-like, translating into MPVYFFICLSYWYVSNPPVKESPKGCLSMQFKNDWNIDSLVDFNFYVENLHNQSTVSRKWLFGKIYEELATSEKGIILTAEMGYGKSSIVSNMVCADKSSDWYGIRKDVLAYHFCRYDSIRSTNAGHFIRNIASAIVDRYPELGNSILSDDTASDILFGLRCSEDPIPCLEKAILNPLQNKWKNYQFLIVIDALDECDSADKNNILQLLFKQIDNFPQNVKFILTSRNIEQVLSKFKGLNGIELSSFRNENENDVTEYIRKNIRLTHQQMNLLTKISRGNFLHVKLYLQSCNKSGNYDFKNIPSSLENIYQMNLERAFDIEPRLFEELMPIFEVLCTMTKPMTEEQIFEVANISPANRRKTERVIGNELGHFLIFSDGNLSFLHKSIADFLTCKSRKHLRFYVNKENGHTLFGAYFFKSPNISESDTVDIVYHVAMSGNDEWKNVLIDNYAKHMLSGTKLTFYLQQVVRDFNSYTTTNLLLKMTNMKHINDKDERNMSAAFIAASHGNEHALRCLLDNGADPYSKVYFSYKMNPMFVIDIVHKCKYIHFCGYTILHIASQNGHIRIVQMLTEHYFELMLIRNDMDLTAFELAAENGHTDIAEYMLLKEKSLASLLSLHHAAENGHSNIIKLLLQYGVKDICLVCNGTFNWIPNSHNRRQQDHTIVVVYANLTIEENYSFYDDWYLITCDTALNAAVRNGHTKVVELLLAENTNTLNCTAYDGKTPIMTAVQYNQTNIFRHLLKFKFDLTTKCRNKVYSNEHDMYRVGSSEQKRLSRESCADGISIMHLLVVHWNFEMLFLLKSNVLVNWEEKDDDESTPLHYAFCHSNYMFIFIAIELNLNFTARSKNGSTPFHSAALCKSLTLKEFMMFDTKYKLTIPDVKDNNGLSILQYGSLLTYNYDLDYNKCGMNIRGDFSTIFHVALESKHNLLNIDIYGRNFLHYSAKNGNYFSLNMILNSKLSQEKIQNLLYQKDIFGQTPVDELFTSMPNRERFEPFKLPINCKISSIFYTTCETKLHKIMTPHETFFHILTVYLKKEKLLNHWNIINYLIVSMHKRRLYPLLILKVYAEDEFQNALLMIPEIHISIAEFDGPYIAEIVLNCKNAMQCNEKVSPVHKIIQNDRGKFWWYSDKNFLSSFDNFSARNLDICVDNEGYNVLQRAAMGGNMVAVQYLIEKGMNVTVLSRNGDNLLYLAIVRTPVSEYSFVPLYYHNSTRVYIRQYILANDNVTQDYLRQDQENGTVDFEDTLGYILNVLSKLLKTH; encoded by the exons ATGCCAGTgtattttttcatatgtttatctTATTGGTATGTTTCCAATCCACCAGTAAAAGAGAGTCCTAAAG GGTGTTTAAGCATGCAATTCAAAAATGATTGGAATATTGATAGTTTAGTTGATTTTAACTTTTACGTTGAAAATCTACACAACCAGAGTACAGTCAGCAGGAAGTGGTTATTTGGTAAAATTTATGAAGAACTTGCGACATCTGAAAAAGGTATTATTCTTACAGCTGAAATGGGTTATGGAAAATCATCGATAGTTTCAAATATGGTTTGTGCCGATAAGTCCTCAGATTGGTATGGTATTCGAAAGGATGTTTTAGCATATCATTTCTGCAGATATGACTCAATTCGGTCCACAAATGCAGGACATTTTATTCGTAATATTGCTAGTGCAATTGTTGACAGATATCCCGAGTTGGGAAATTCAATTCTGTCCGATGATACTGCAAGTGATATATTGTTTGGATTAAGATGTTCAGAGGACCCAATACCGTGTTTGGAAAAAGCAATCCTCAATCCATTGCAAAATAAATGGAAAAACTACCAGTTCTTAATTGTAATTGATGCCTTAGATGAATGCGATAGTGctgacaaaaacaatattttacaattgctttttaaacaAATAGACAATTTTCCTCAAAATGTCAAGTTTATACTTACTTCAAGAAATATTGAACAGGTTTTGAGCAAATTCAAAGGTTTAAATGGTATTGAATTAAGCAGTTTTAGAAACGAAAATGAAAATGACGTTACCGAATACATTAGAAAAAATATTCGTCttacacatcaacaaatgaaTCTCCTCACAAAGATTTCTAGAGGAAATTTCCTCCATGTTAAACTTTATTTGCAATCTTGTAACAAATCTGGAAACTACGACTTCAAAAATATTCCATCTTCTTTGGAAAACATTTATCAGATGAATTTGGAAAGAGCGTTTGATATTGAACCTAGATTATTTGAGGAATTAATGCCAATATTTGAGGTTTTGTGTACAATGACTAAGCCTATGACAGAGGAACAAATTTTTGAAGTTGCAAACATTTCACCAGCAAACAGAAGAAAGACAGAACGCGTGATTGGAAATGAACTTGGACATTTTCTCATTTTTAGTGATGGAAACTTATCCTTTTTACACAAATCTATTGCtgattttcttacgtgtaagtcGAGAAAACACTTACGATTTTATGTAAATAAGGAAAATGGACACACATTATTTggtgcatatttttttaaatcacctAATATTTCTGAATCTGATACAGTTGACATTGTTTATCATGTAGCAATGTCCGGAAATGACGAATGGAAGAATGTGTTAATAGACAACTATGCCAAACACATGTTAAGTGGCACAAAACTAACATTTTATTTGCAACAAGTTGTAAGGGATTTCAATTCATATACAACTACAAATCTCTTGTTGAAAATGACCAATATGaagcatataaatgataaagACGAAAGAAATATGTCAGCCGCTTTTATAGCTGCATCCCATGGGAATGAGCATGCACTGCGGTGCTTGTTAGATAATGGAGCTGATCCATATTCCAaggtatatttttcttataaGATGAACCCCATGTTTGTGATAGATATAGTACATAAATGCAAATATATTCATTTCTGTGGGTATACCATACTCCATATTGCAAGTCAAAATGGACATATTCGAATTGTGCAAATGTTGACTGAACATTATTTCGAATTAATGTTGATAAGAAATGATATGGATCTTACTGCATTTGAATTAGCGGCCGAAAACGGGCACACTGACATTGCAGAATATATGCTTCTTAAAGAAAAATCGTTGGCAAGTTTACTTTCATTGCATCATGCAGCTGAaaatggacattcaaatataataaaactgTTGCTTCAGTATGGTGTGAAGGATATATGTTTAGTTTGTAATGGTACTTTTAACTGGATTCCAAACTCACATAATAGAAGGCAGCAAGATCATACAATCGTAGTGGTTTATGCAAATCTAACCATAGAAGAAAATTACAGTTTTTATGACGACTGGTATTTGATAACATGTGATACTGCATTAAATGCCGCAGTAAGGAATGGTCATACCAAAGTAGTAGAATTATTATTAGCTGAAAACACAAACACATTGAATTGTACTGCTTATGATGGAAAAACACCTATAATGACTGCAGTGCAATATAATCAAACGAATATATTTAGACATTTGctcaaatttaaatttgatttaacgACAAAATGTAGAAATAAGGTGTACTCAAATGAGCACGATATGTACCGTGTGGGTAGTTCAGAACAAAAGCGTTTATCACGAGAAAGCTGCGCGGATGGCATCTCAATAATGCATTTATTAGTAGTgcattggaattttgaaatgctTTTTCTACTTAAATCGAATGTTCTGGTAAACTGGGAAGAAAAAGACGATGACGAATCAACGCCGTTACATTATGCATTTTGTCACAGCAATTATATGTTCATATTTATTGCGATCGAACTAAATTTGAATTTTACAGCCCGATCTAAAAATGGTTCCACACCATTTCATTCTGCTGCATTATGTAAATCATTAACTCTGAAAGAATTTATGATGTTCGATACAAAATATAAACTCACTATTCCTGACGTGAAAGACAACAATGGCCTAAGCATTCTTCAATATGGTTCACTCTTAACATACAATTATGACCTTGACTACAATAAATGTGGTATGAATATTCGAGGAGATTTTTCCACTATTTTTCATGTAGCTTTAGAGTCAAAGCATAATCTTTTGAATATCGATATATACGGGAGGAACTTTCTACACTATTCAGCGAAAAACGGGAactatttttcattaaatatgatATTAAATAGTAAGTTATCACAGGAGAAAATACAAAATCTTCTTTATCAGAAAGATATTTTTGGACAAACGCCAGTGGATGAGCTTTTTACTTCTATGCCTAATCGAGAGAGGTTTGAACCATTTAAACTACCGATAAACTGTAAAATTTCCTCAATTTTCTATACCACTTGCGaaacaaaattacataaaattatGACACCTCATGAAACATTCTTTCATATATTGACCGTATATCTAAAGAAAGAAAAGTTACTTAATCATTGGAATATAATAAATTATCTTATAGTATCAATGCACAAGAGACGACTGTATCCCTTACTTATTTTGAAAGTGTATGCAGAAGACGAATTTCAGAACGCACTTTTGATGATTCCGGAAATACATATCTCAATTGCCGAATTCGATGGCCCATATATTGCTGAAATCGTACTTAATTGTAAAAATGCAATGCAGTGTAATGAGAAAGTAAGTCCAGTgcataaaattatacaaaatgaccGAGGAAAATTCTGGTGGTATTCTGATAAAAACTTTCTTAGCTCCTTCGATAATTTTTCAGCTAGAAACCTTGATATTTGTGTTGATAATGAAGGTTACAATGTACTGCAAAGGGCTGCAATGGGTGGAAATATGGTAGCTGTTCAGTACCTTATAGAAAAAGGTATGAATGTTACGGTCTTGTCAAGAAATGGTGACAATTTGTTGTATTTAGCCATTGTTAGAACTCCTGTTTCAGAATACAGTTTCGTCCCTTTATACTACCATAACAGTACACGTGTCTATATTCGGCAATATATTTTGGCAAATGATAATGTAACGCAAGATTATTTGAGACAAGATCAAGAGAACGGCACCGTGGATTTTGAAGACACATTAGGCTACATTTTGAATGTTCTATCTAAACTATTGAAGACACATTAG